A genomic region of Vanessa tameamea isolate UH-Manoa-2023 chromosome 11, ilVanTame1 primary haplotype, whole genome shotgun sequence contains the following coding sequences:
- the LOC113395315 gene encoding integrator complex subunit 7 isoform X2, which produces MIGVRLNTFNDSSGEPEQDANSALTELDKGLRSGKVGEQCEAIVRFPRLFEKYPFPILINSSFLKLSDVFRMGNNFLRLWVLRVCQQSEKHLDKILNVDEFLRRVYSVLHSNDPVARALALRTLGAVAGIIPERQNVHHAIRRGLESHDNVEVDAAIYATTRFAAHSNTFAVAMCNKLSDMVECESTGAERRAKLVRALRTVHGGAVRAQGVLKLLRSLLERFPSSSSVRAAITALTAIAADTVVHVPDQVELLLSLAMNDARSAVRRAALLGLKKLAEHAALWPAECIQNLVHAATDTQDPEHTMLCLQVMQILVRCPAVCAAAGSPRGGSPSALRQFCSDAALSVELRQAAIAADVLARIVVHCYEECLPVEGADLMLALESLVIATGLPNGYYNIQPLRIALRCLVKLSTAEPALYAQRTAAVVGAQLCAGGKRQMALLEALAALGALGAPALPHLLPTLEQAKEDCKDPTYDGTTLVLICTVLLQERAGAALTHRINKSWELKIKDAIQEADGWTRYRVARAALRYGHQNLAADILKRLSEEAPSESAQRWLTALYRAAKADARLLEEGISGLEEASAGWESFGDGGVAGGGGCSGCSGCGACTALAPAWAAVRARSLAALARAAAAARALCTQPPPAIALAHAQAARDPAAKAGAAAGALRAAARALAAQAQRYAALARTAFHAHDSTLRHLHISQHTYAQMAQFLDRITSSQQERPESVTKEIKATSLEETIMLAPSVALAKISSKLFDNPTTSSGITHRHAEAILAGVRALAAGACWPRDVCGGGGGGALCRVSLSPAHRPPPAEHAATLPLAHRLALKLEGVVLPAPQGKRKTKRQVKGVQITVTATAHPRTNEKTVELTNIPPVLTAVQTVTPVRDFFSAQQLVSVNAPGLYTVAVEAAFVDERGELWHTGPRTAIVIKAHEDPTTKGNAQTTRGRF; this is translated from the exons ATGATCGGAGTTAGACTAAATACATTTAACGATAGTTCAGGGGAACCAGAACAAGATGCTAATTCAGCATTAACTGAGCTAGATAAAG GCCTCAGATCGGGTAAAGTTGGAGAGCAGTGTGAAGCTATCGTTAGATTTCCGAGGTTGTTTGAGAAATATCCTTTtccaatattaataaactcttcttttttaaaattgtctGATGTTTTTCGTATGGGAAACAACTTTCTACGCTTGTGGGTTTTACGAGTGTGCCAGCAGAGTGAAAAGCATTTGGATAAGATTCTAAACGTTGATGAATTCCTGAGGAGAGTATACAGTGTCTTACACTCTAATGATCCAGTGGCACGGGCTCTAGCACTACGGACACTTGGTGCTGTTGCTGGGATTATACCGGAGAGGCAAAATGTACATCATGCAATACGACGAGGCTTGGAGAGCCACGACAATGTTGAAGTTGATGCTGCTATATATGCAACTACAAGATTTGCCGCTCATTCTAA tacatttgCTGTGGCAATGTGTAACAAGTTGTCAGATATGGTGGAATGTGAGAGCACAGGTGCAGAACGAAGGGCTAAACTCGTAAGAGCTCTAAGAACTGTGCATGGTGGAG ctgTTCGTGCCCAAGGTGTGCTGAAGCTACTCAGGTCGCTCTTAGAAAGGTTTCCATCATCCAGCTCAGTTCGTGCTGCAATCACTGCTCTTACTGCTATTGCTGCCGATACAGTTGTCCATGTGCCAGATCAG GTGGAACTTCTGCTCAGCCTTGCTATGAACGATGCTCGTTCCGCTGTCCGTCGTGCGGCACTGCTGGGATTAAAAAAGTTAGCGGAGCATGCCGCCCTATGGCCAGCTGAGTGCATTCAGAATCTCGTACACGCTGCGACCGACACCCAGGACCCCGAACATACGATGCTTTGCCTACAAGTTATGCAG ATCCTGGTGCGCTGCCCGGCGGTGTGCGCGGCGGCCGGCAGCCCGCGCGGCGGCTCCCCCAGCGCGCTGCGCCAGTTCTGCAGCGACGCCGCGCTCAGCGTGGAGCTGCGCCAGGCCGCCATCGCCGCCGACGTGCTCGCGCGCATCGTCGTGCACTG TTATGAAGAATGCCTCCCGGTGGAAGGAGCTGATCTGATGTTGGCGCTGGAATCTCTGGTCATTGCCACTGGCCTTCCCAATGGATACTACAACATACAGCCACTACGCATAGCTCTCCGTTGTCTG GTGAAACTTAGTACAGCGGAACCAGCGCTGTATGCGCAGCGGACTGCAGCGGTGGTAGGTGCTCAGCTCTGCGCCGGAGGGAAGCGGCAGATGGCTCTATTGGAAGCACTGGCGGCGCTGGGTGCTCTCGGGGCGCCAGCTCTGCCGCATCTCCTGCCGACATTGGAACAGGCCAA AGAAGATTGCAAAGACCCAACCTACGATGGTACGACCCTCGTTCTGATCTGCACCGTGCTGCTCCAAGAGCGAGCCGGGGCGGCTCTCACGCATAGGATCAACAAATCCTGGGAACTGAAAATCAAGGATGCCATCCAGGAAGCTGACGGTTGGACGAGATACAGGGTCGCCAGGGCGGCTTTAAG ATATGGACATCAGAACTTGGCTGCTGATATTCTAAAGCGACTCTCCGAAGAAGCACCAAGCGAGTCAGCCCAGCGCTGGCTCACGGCACTGTATCGAGCTGCCAAAGCTGATGCCAGACTATTAGAAGAAG GAATCTCCGGACTCGAGGAGGCGAGCGCGGGCTGGGAGAGCTTCGGCGACGGCGGCgtggcgggcggcggcggctgCTCGGGCTGCAGCGGCTGCGGCGCGTGCACGGCGCTGGCGCCCGCGTGGGCGGCCGTGCGCGCGCGCTCGCTGGCGGCGCTGGCGcgggccgccgccgccgcgcgcgcgcttTGCACGCAGCCGCCGCCCGCCATCGCGCTGGCGCACGCGCAGGCGGCGCGCGACCCGGCGGCCaaggcgggcgcggcggcgggcgcgctgcgggcggcggcgcgcgcgctggCGGCGCAGGCGCAGCGCTACGCGGCGCTGGCGCGCACCGCCTTCCACGCGCACGACTCCACGCTGCGCCACCTGCACAT TTCTCAACACACGTACGCCCAAATGGCGCAGTTCCTCGACCGGATAACCTCCAGCCAGCAAGAGCGACCGGAATCGGTTACAAAGGAAATAAAAGCCACAAGCTTAGAGGAGACAATTATGTTGGCACCCTCGGTCGCCCTCGCCAAGATCTCTTCCAAGCTGTTCGATAACCCCACCACGAGCTCCGGCATCACACACCGG CACGCGGAGGCGATCCTGGCGGGCGTGCGCGCGCTGGCGGCGGGCGCGTGCTGGCCGCGCGACGtgtgcggcggcggcggcggcggcgcgctgtGCCGCGTGTCGCTGTCGCCCGCGCACCGCCCGCCGCCCGCCGAGCACGCCGCCACGCTGCCGCTGGCGCACCGCCTGGCGCTCAAGCTGGAGGGCGTCGTGCTGCCGGCGCCGCAGGG gAAAAGGAAGACGAAACGTCAAGTGAAAGGAGTACAAATAACCGTTACGGCGACCGCCCACCCGCGCACTAACGAAAAG ACGGTGGAGCTGACGAACATCCCGCCGGTCCTGACCGCGGTGCAGACCGTGACGCCAGTGCGGGACTTCTTCTCAGCGCAGCAGCTGGTCAGCGTCAACGCGCCCGGCCTCTACACGGTGGCAGTGGAGGCCGCCTTCGTCGACGAACGAGGCGAGCTTTGGCACACTGGACCTAGGACGGCTATTGTCATCAAG GCTCACGAGGATCCAACGACCAAAGGGAATGCACAAACGACTAGAGGACGGTTTTAA
- the LOC135193502 gene encoding leucine-rich repeat-containing protein 70 — protein MRAYILFSALMVYFQTESVMFCDICDCQEISEPLTGVVVNCSFHERVLEMNPILPDASITLDLSKSNLTSIQPVSIFQSESLVELLLNRNFLKEINLLSFNLPELKQLDLSENELTHINPDSFNGFTKLEYLNLASNKFTVTSQLNFNSLVNLKEIILDNNNIGDEIETRSLFDEQGYGLPLNIQSISISGVNLDNLNLEYFKPVDNTLRKLVISNNNLNIIVKLPQRLEYLDYSNNPINKITTEELEPLVYLKELKLNGLDVEEISKNVFATLMLTNLELKYNKKLKEFSNLSFGRQLLSDTYDFYLENLSLKGSNLSTLDESLSVLFVKVKRLDLQQNPWVCDCRLAWLRKLPIAPDLIDNFRCSSPDNLFDRRIFDLAEEDFVCDTSSWEESQFGISAGHVLYLLLALVTILYLSLYNTTPKDNLRQK, from the exons atgcgcgcctatatattattttcagccTTGATGGTTTATTTTCAAACTGAAAGTGTAATGTTTTGTGACATATGTGACTGTCAGGAAATAAGTGAACCGCTTACCGGTGTAGTAGTAAACTGCTCCTTCCATGAAAGAGTGCTTGAAATGAATCCTATTTTACCAGATGCATCCATTACCTTGGATTTATCCAAAAGTAACTTAACAAGCATTCAACCTGTGAGTATTTTCCAATCAGAATCATTAGttgaactattattaaatagaaatttcttaaaagaaataaatttactttcttTTAACCTACCTGAGCTAAAGCAATTAGATTTAAGTGAAAATGAACTTACACACATTAATCCTGATTCCTTTAATGGTTTTACAAAGCTGGAATATTTGAATCTGGCCAGTAATAAATTCACTGTTACGAGTCAACTGAATTTCAACTCTTTGGTGAATTTAAAAGAGATCATtcttgacaataataatataggaGACGAAATAGAAACAAGATCACTGTTTGATGAACAAGGCTACGGGCTACCATTAAATATACAGAGTATCTCTATCAGCGGTGTCAacttagataatttaaatttggaatatttcAAACCAGTTGACAACACACTGAGGAAGTTagtaatatctaataataatcttaacatTATTGTTAAGCTACCTCAGCGGTTGGAATATTTGGATTATTCAAATAAtcccataaataaaataacaacagaGGAGTTAGAACCTTTGGTGTATTTGAAAGAGCTGAAGCTTAACGGTCTGGATGTAGAAGAGATCTCCAAAAATGTTTTCGCAACATTAATGCTTACTAATTTGgaactgaaatataataaaaaattgaaagaaTTCAGCAATCTATCTTTTGGCAGACAACTGTTGAGCGACACTTACGATTTCTATTTAGAAAATCTATCACTGAAAGGCTCAAATCTATCTACCCTTGATGAAAGTTTGTCAGTTTTATTTGTGAAGGTGAAGAGATTGGACCTGCAGCAGAATCCATGGGTGTGTGACTGTCGACTGGCCTGGTTGCGCAAATTACCAATAGCTCCtgatttaattgataatttcag ATGCTCGTCACCAGATAATCTCTTCGATAGAAGAATTTTTGACTTGGCAGAAGAAGATTTCGTCTGTGATACGTCGTCGTGGGAAGAATCCCAGTTCGGAATATCGGCTGGCCACGTGTTATACTTGTTGCTTGCGTTGGTGACAATTTTGTACCTTTCTTTATACAATACAACGCCTAAAGACAATTTAcgacagaaataa
- the LOC113395315 gene encoding integrator complex subunit 7 isoform X1, with protein MIGVRLNTFNDSSGEPEQDANSALTELDKGLRSGKVGEQCEAIVRFPRLFEKYPFPILINSSFLKLSDVFRMGNNFLRLWVLRVCQQSEKHLDKILNVDEFLRRVYSVLHSNDPVARALALRTLGAVAGIIPERQNVHHAIRRGLESHDNVEVDAAIYATTRFAAHSNTFAVAMCNKLSDMVECESTGAERRAKLVRALRTVHGGAVRAQGVLKLLRSLLERFPSSSSVRAAITALTAIAADTVVHVPDQVELLLSLAMNDARSAVRRAALLGLKKLAEHAALWPAECIQNLVHAATDTQDPEHTMLCLQVMQILVRCPAVCAAAGSPRGGSPSALRQFCSDAALSVELRQAAIAADVLARIVVHCYEECLPVEGADLMLALESLVIATGLPNGYYNIQPLRIALRCLVKLSTAEPALYAQRTAAVVGAQLCAGGKRQMALLEALAALGALGAPALPHLLPTLEQAKEDCKDPTYDGTTLVLICTVLLQERAGAALTHRINKSWELKIKDAIQEADGWTRYRVARAALRYGHQNLAADILKRLSEEAPSESAQRWLTALYRAAKADARLLEEGISGLEEASAGWESFGDGGVAGGGGCSGCSGCGACTALAPAWAAVRARSLAALARAAAAARALCTQPPPAIALAHAQAARDPAAKAGAAAGALRAAARALAAQAQRYAALARTAFHAHDSTLRHLHISQHTYAQMAQFLDRITSSQQERPESVTKEIKATSLEETIMLAPSVALAKISSKLFDNPTTSSGITHRHAEAILAGVRALAAGACWPRDVCGGGGGGALCRVSLSPAHRPPPAEHAATLPLAHRLALKLEGVVLPAPQGKRKTKRQVKGVQITVTATAHPRTNEKRSFQTVELTNIPPVLTAVQTVTPVRDFFSAQQLVSVNAPGLYTVAVEAAFVDERGELWHTGPRTAIVIKAHEDPTTKGNAQTTRGRF; from the exons ATGATCGGAGTTAGACTAAATACATTTAACGATAGTTCAGGGGAACCAGAACAAGATGCTAATTCAGCATTAACTGAGCTAGATAAAG GCCTCAGATCGGGTAAAGTTGGAGAGCAGTGTGAAGCTATCGTTAGATTTCCGAGGTTGTTTGAGAAATATCCTTTtccaatattaataaactcttcttttttaaaattgtctGATGTTTTTCGTATGGGAAACAACTTTCTACGCTTGTGGGTTTTACGAGTGTGCCAGCAGAGTGAAAAGCATTTGGATAAGATTCTAAACGTTGATGAATTCCTGAGGAGAGTATACAGTGTCTTACACTCTAATGATCCAGTGGCACGGGCTCTAGCACTACGGACACTTGGTGCTGTTGCTGGGATTATACCGGAGAGGCAAAATGTACATCATGCAATACGACGAGGCTTGGAGAGCCACGACAATGTTGAAGTTGATGCTGCTATATATGCAACTACAAGATTTGCCGCTCATTCTAA tacatttgCTGTGGCAATGTGTAACAAGTTGTCAGATATGGTGGAATGTGAGAGCACAGGTGCAGAACGAAGGGCTAAACTCGTAAGAGCTCTAAGAACTGTGCATGGTGGAG ctgTTCGTGCCCAAGGTGTGCTGAAGCTACTCAGGTCGCTCTTAGAAAGGTTTCCATCATCCAGCTCAGTTCGTGCTGCAATCACTGCTCTTACTGCTATTGCTGCCGATACAGTTGTCCATGTGCCAGATCAG GTGGAACTTCTGCTCAGCCTTGCTATGAACGATGCTCGTTCCGCTGTCCGTCGTGCGGCACTGCTGGGATTAAAAAAGTTAGCGGAGCATGCCGCCCTATGGCCAGCTGAGTGCATTCAGAATCTCGTACACGCTGCGACCGACACCCAGGACCCCGAACATACGATGCTTTGCCTACAAGTTATGCAG ATCCTGGTGCGCTGCCCGGCGGTGTGCGCGGCGGCCGGCAGCCCGCGCGGCGGCTCCCCCAGCGCGCTGCGCCAGTTCTGCAGCGACGCCGCGCTCAGCGTGGAGCTGCGCCAGGCCGCCATCGCCGCCGACGTGCTCGCGCGCATCGTCGTGCACTG TTATGAAGAATGCCTCCCGGTGGAAGGAGCTGATCTGATGTTGGCGCTGGAATCTCTGGTCATTGCCACTGGCCTTCCCAATGGATACTACAACATACAGCCACTACGCATAGCTCTCCGTTGTCTG GTGAAACTTAGTACAGCGGAACCAGCGCTGTATGCGCAGCGGACTGCAGCGGTGGTAGGTGCTCAGCTCTGCGCCGGAGGGAAGCGGCAGATGGCTCTATTGGAAGCACTGGCGGCGCTGGGTGCTCTCGGGGCGCCAGCTCTGCCGCATCTCCTGCCGACATTGGAACAGGCCAA AGAAGATTGCAAAGACCCAACCTACGATGGTACGACCCTCGTTCTGATCTGCACCGTGCTGCTCCAAGAGCGAGCCGGGGCGGCTCTCACGCATAGGATCAACAAATCCTGGGAACTGAAAATCAAGGATGCCATCCAGGAAGCTGACGGTTGGACGAGATACAGGGTCGCCAGGGCGGCTTTAAG ATATGGACATCAGAACTTGGCTGCTGATATTCTAAAGCGACTCTCCGAAGAAGCACCAAGCGAGTCAGCCCAGCGCTGGCTCACGGCACTGTATCGAGCTGCCAAAGCTGATGCCAGACTATTAGAAGAAG GAATCTCCGGACTCGAGGAGGCGAGCGCGGGCTGGGAGAGCTTCGGCGACGGCGGCgtggcgggcggcggcggctgCTCGGGCTGCAGCGGCTGCGGCGCGTGCACGGCGCTGGCGCCCGCGTGGGCGGCCGTGCGCGCGCGCTCGCTGGCGGCGCTGGCGcgggccgccgccgccgcgcgcgcgcttTGCACGCAGCCGCCGCCCGCCATCGCGCTGGCGCACGCGCAGGCGGCGCGCGACCCGGCGGCCaaggcgggcgcggcggcgggcgcgctgcgggcggcggcgcgcgcgctggCGGCGCAGGCGCAGCGCTACGCGGCGCTGGCGCGCACCGCCTTCCACGCGCACGACTCCACGCTGCGCCACCTGCACAT TTCTCAACACACGTACGCCCAAATGGCGCAGTTCCTCGACCGGATAACCTCCAGCCAGCAAGAGCGACCGGAATCGGTTACAAAGGAAATAAAAGCCACAAGCTTAGAGGAGACAATTATGTTGGCACCCTCGGTCGCCCTCGCCAAGATCTCTTCCAAGCTGTTCGATAACCCCACCACGAGCTCCGGCATCACACACCGG CACGCGGAGGCGATCCTGGCGGGCGTGCGCGCGCTGGCGGCGGGCGCGTGCTGGCCGCGCGACGtgtgcggcggcggcggcggcggcgcgctgtGCCGCGTGTCGCTGTCGCCCGCGCACCGCCCGCCGCCCGCCGAGCACGCCGCCACGCTGCCGCTGGCGCACCGCCTGGCGCTCAAGCTGGAGGGCGTCGTGCTGCCGGCGCCGCAGGG gAAAAGGAAGACGAAACGTCAAGTGAAAGGAGTACAAATAACCGTTACGGCGACCGCCCACCCGCGCACTAACGAAAAG CGATCCTTCCAGACGGTGGAGCTGACGAACATCCCGCCGGTCCTGACCGCGGTGCAGACCGTGACGCCAGTGCGGGACTTCTTCTCAGCGCAGCAGCTGGTCAGCGTCAACGCGCCCGGCCTCTACACGGTGGCAGTGGAGGCCGCCTTCGTCGACGAACGAGGCGAGCTTTGGCACACTGGACCTAGGACGGCTATTGTCATCAAG GCTCACGAGGATCCAACGACCAAAGGGAATGCACAAACGACTAGAGGACGGTTTTAA